The Lytechinus variegatus isolate NC3 chromosome 1, Lvar_3.0, whole genome shotgun sequence nucleotide sequence ACGAAAGGATTTCTTTGCGTACTTTTGATTTGCAGATCAGCCAATGGATCTCGTGTTTATTATAAAAACAGAGAAGAGGAACAGAGAAATGTACATAGTGGTACCAGTGTAAAGCTCCTCCCACATGGGGCTGATGAGGGGGGTAATAATGAATCAGCCATCAAATTGTTACCAGATAACCAGCATCTCCAAACTTCAGAGTGGGTTCAGAGGGAATTCGTAGAACAAATAAGAGCAATCCCATCGGAAAAATCTCCGAATCGACCGGGCACCCCTGATACCGTTGTCACCTCTCTGCTAACTGATGAAGAGGATATATCGCCAAAGACCACTGCTGTGGTACACCAGAGTGGAACCCATGACAAAATCTTCAAGTTTCATCCTCGCGGCAGTCTTCATGGAGAAGGACAGCATGGAAACAATGAGACCGAACAAGCCAGGTCGATCCAGATAAACATTGGTCGTACCCTCAACAATATTCCAGAGAATGGAAGTGTTGATGATGGAAAAGATTTGGAAGACCATGGCATAACTGGTGAGGGTTTGGACAAAGATAAGCACAGTAGTGGGAGTAGTAACTCAGACGACGAAGTGTTTGAATTGGAAAGGGATGGGAGTTGTAGGTCTACATGTTTTGCAAAATTAGGTTCTAACAATAACTCACAATTTCGCGACAGGTTTAAGGAAGGAGCATATTCTTCCACAAAGAGCCCGTTTGACCAAAGCTCTGGAAATGGAAGACAGGTATCATATGGCCGTGCCGATGAATTTGCTTCAGATTCGCAAGTGGTTGAGGCTCAAATCAAACGGAACAAGCAACCTCAATTCAAAGGTGAGAAGCATCCTGATAAAGAAGTGGAAAGTGAGGGGGAACGTCTTATTCCAATGAAATCGAATCAACCCAGTGGATCACTTGGTCCTTCAAAATTGCAAGCGTCTGGTGAATACCAGGAAAGTCCAGAAGTAAAGCGAAGGGCACCTAGAAGCGCCCCTCCGGACAGGGCCTCTCCTCCAGATACTACTGGTAGTATTCACGCTAATCATGTTCATTTGACTGTTCAAGGAGATGTTAAGTTTGATTTCAACAATCATGTCAGTGATGTGCATGTGGGTGATAGAACAATAAATAACAACGATTATACTAAAATCTTTCCTCAAAACACTAACGTTACAGGTGAATTCAATAGGTCTTCTACTGGACGTCATACCCGTTAggttgaaaatgttgatttattgtacttctttcccctcttttaaTCAAACAGGGTTGGAATTTTCGCAGAGAAAGAAATCGAGACGttagatattttgggaagaaggATAATACAGACTAAGACAATCCCATGTAGTAACCTTTCAATACATCCCACTCCCATTTTATTCaacttttaattcatttactgCTCTTGTCATTATTAGCGTATTGAATTTCAAGTCATGAACTTGAAAACTATCAAATAGAAGAGCCCACATCATAAGGGTTTTGATGTCAATACCCTATTCACTTTAAGGAATTGACTTTTTGAATGGGAATCAAATGATGTGAATTTGAATAATAAGGAAGTACAAATAGTGTCGTCTTTTGTACTCATTTAGTATTTTAGAGATTATCTTTGAAATATCCTACCTTTAATTTTGATAGGGTAAGGCCATTTTTCTACAGCAGGACGAATgggaaaaaagaataagaatgcACGAGACACCTTCAAGCCTGTGTCTGGGGCATTAAAGCAAATCAAGCAAATCACGTGAGCATTCCAAGGAGAAATCTGAGTAATTAAATGCAGTTTGTTAATCTGCTCCAAAGACTAtctaaataattttattgattaCATATATGAAGAAAGGCATTTGCCCCATCTTATTTCCCAATGTTTCTGTCCAGATACTGAGGGCAATATTTCAAAAGTTAACTCCCAGTATCTGTctatgaaaagaaaacagaaagttcAAGTTTTGTTGAGTATGAAATGAGATGGCGATCTTATGATATTTTATTGCATATTCTCTTTCATTTGATGATAAACTTGCAATGGACAACTGATATTGTGCTGTAATTGTTTTAAacatcattttgttttgcttattCAATGTAGACGTTTgtattacaaataaaatttctttgtattttgtttgaaaaatatatgataaatatGATTGAAAGCagcaatgaaagaaaagaaattgcgGAAAACGTGTTATTTTTATAACGAATTTATAAAAGATAAAACTCGTTCCTACACAGTCACATTGTTGAATGGTGGaacatcatcattgccatcattaaACTTCATCTATATTTGCCTACACTTAAACGAATCGACTATACGTGACAGTACTAGTCATTGAGATTCATTATAAAAACTGActatttttaatgtattgaaATTCGAATGCTGCATGATATCATTTCactccttattgtcaaatacaGATTTACTGTCAATATCATACGAGTGTTTAATTCAAAGAATTTGTGAACATTTTGAACATCATCATTGATCAGAGCAAATTTGTAGAGTATAGATTGCAACAATGGCGACTAGAAATTATTTGAGGATTTTGTCATATTTGGAAAGGTTGTATCATTcttaatattttgttataatatGTAGGGGTATAGCTTTTTGTCATTTTAACTCGGTCGATAGTCCGATGTATTCAAGTTACTTGTGCGTACATATTTTAGTATATAAGTTAGGCTTTATGTGTTCCGTGGTGAAATATCTAAAGCATATCATAAGCTTTTAAATGTTGAACAATTCGAAAAATATTCTAACATCCCAAAAGAATAATGGTTATGTAActtatatgattatttatgGAATATGAATCTGCCGTTGAGATAttaggaattttttttcataatattaaGATACGATAGGTTTTCATtgcttgtatatatatatatatatatatacacacacacactcttcCATTCTGTCTCACGATGAAAAATTTTTAAGCAATATTCATCTAAACTATTAAAATAAGTTTTTGATGTTTTAATTAACAATGCTCTATGTGCCACACAAAATGCATTGTAACCTATTTTACTATTGTACCATTGTGAGATGTAAATATTGACGGTAAATGGTTTTGTATTGGTTGGATATACGATATTTTTCTGATgtgttttaatatattttttgttaacttTGGTGTGCAGCTTTCATAATTTCCAATACCATATGcataaatcattatcattttacttTAAATGTGAAATTGAAAAAGACCTACAATTTACctttgtatatataaatatatatcgtaattcttttattttgaaatgtaataatcgcTGCTATGTGGCACTTAGACAAACGTGTACAGACTGTTTCAATACTAAAAGCTTGACTAATTATGACAGCTTTTTTATCTGTCTTCACAACTGTAACATTGTCTTGTAAATATTACCTTAGTAAATCAGCGCTTTGGGGTATTTCTTCAGCCTATGGCTATATCCTTCATTTTTAACTTGCAGTACTCTGTGAAACTGTCTTTCACTTGTTAATCTTAATTATTAATGAGAATAAAGTCTGAAATCAATCACATGTCATATCGTGCGTGTTTACAGTCATGTTTTGAAGTGTGTTGATTTTGAGCTAGGACCATGAGAATGGAATTGGGAGAACTGTTTCAAAGTCGCATAAGGATAAATGTCTAGTATCTTGATCTGATAATAATTATCTGAGCGATCTCAACCAAGTATCTAGCAACCATCCTCCCCGAAAATATGTATCGTGTGTTGCACCACAAACTGTCAAACCGCAACAATTTATGCCAAAACTGACacaaaattgccccccccccccttgcactAATTGTCGCCTCGCGACAATTTGTGCTGCACGTGCCGGTCTCAATTTTTAAGCATATTGTACCGATTTGTGTCGGCAAAAAGAAACCTAGAACCACATATTGTCGCCCATTACACAAATTGTCTTCAATCACCAGTCTGGTGTGTAGTGTATGTGCATCATGGtgtgtgttgttgttgtttgtggTAGGGTTATGTGCGTTGTGTTAGAGATGGTgcgtctgtgtgtgtgtgtattgtgtgaattacttttttttcattattttttcgggggggggggttatatcCACTTGCAGTAACATTTGGTCAAACTCTTTGATCGTCTAATACCATATGAGCTACATACCCATTTGCTCTAGTAAGATTTGGGTCGAACTTCACTTGGTCGAATCCTTGCTTGGTCTCTTGACCACTCGGTGTAATTGCCGAATCGTCGAATTAGTCAAATGGTCTAATCGCCTTTTCGTCTAAATGgcaaataaatatttccagTCTGTTACAGGAATAGACcaagtggtgttagaccaaataGAAATTAGACGGAATGGTAAAAAGGCAAAATAAGGCCAAAGGGTAAATTGGTTGTAGACGAAATGGAATTGGACCATTTATAGGATGAGGCCATTAGTTAAATCACAGGCAATTTACCCTTGGGTGAGACTAATGTAGAGTACAGCAGCAGAGCCCGTGGACAACTCAGTTtttatccacttggtctaacaaaAGTTTGACAAATTCTCCGTTTGTCTAATAACACATGGGCttaacccatttggtctactaatcatttggtctattttGCAGTTTATCTAAAATATATTTGGTCTAATGACAAATTCGTCTAATAGCCTAATGGTCTAATTGCATTTTCATGTAATGCCCAAATGAATGTTTAGTTTATTACCAGTTTATTACTGAGAGCGACCAAGTGGTGATACATCAATACACGGTAAACGAAGTGGGCATTATACGAAATGTGAATAGGCGAATTGCTACGTAGACAAAAAGATAATTAGACCGACTGGTTATAGACAAAATGGAATGTAATACGAGACAGAAAGGACATTGGTCAAAATgggttagaccaaatggcaattcaCCGACAATTTTACGGGAAAGGAGTACTGGAGACGTCTCTGAGACAGATTTTGAACGATTTTGAGACAGTTTTGAGATTCCCGAGACCAATGAAACGTCGTGGGGCCTCGGAAAACGTCTCTGCGCGGCGACAAGTTTCAAAATCGTCTCAAAACGGTTTAAAAGCATGGCTCTGGGAAGCGGGTGCTGGCAGCAGTAGTCTGCTCCAGTAATATCTGAGTATTATTATTTCAACATGATACTATTATGCCTGCATTACCAGAACCCACCGCATTACACGTGGATTTTCGTTTGCATCTTTGACAGAATGGGTAACGGAAAATGGTGCAACCGGAATTTTCGCCCATGAAGAAAATAGGCAAATTTCTTCATCGCCCAAACTAGCGCAAGATGTTCGCGCTCAATGATTGGATAAGCACGTTCTATAGTGTGCAACTTACTACTGGCAAATTGAATTGGGTAGAGCATACCATCATGGGATTGCAACAAAACGGCACCAATGCCTACATCCGAGGTGTCGGTGCAAAGTACGAATTCCCTCTCGAAGTCGGGTAGGCGAAGGACCGGGaacttacatatttttttccttcaaggcCCAGGAAGCTTCCTCCTGAGTCTCACCCCAAACTACCTTGTTTGTTGCAATGCTTTAGTTAAGTCTTTGAGAGGTACAGCTGTTACCGCCATATTTGGAATGAACTTACGATAATGGCTCACTAGGCCGATGAAAGATATTACCTCCTTCTTTGTCATCGGCGTCGATGCCTTGAGTGTCTTGTCGACGTCTTTGGGGGTAGGTTTGAATTCACCTTCGCCGACCACATATCCGAGGTATTCGACAGAAGTACAACCAAAGTAGCATTTGGTTAGTCTTGCCGTGAGATGAGCTGCACGAAGAGCAGTCATCACTTTCTCGACATCCTCGATGTGCTCATCCCATGTAGAACTGAAGATAAGCCTGTCGACAATATCGTTGGCGACATGTGGTATACCGTGTAGTAGACCTCTCATCATCCTCGTGAAGAGAGCAAGGGCATTGACCATGCCGAACAGAAGGACCTTGAATTGGTATTGGCCATCCGGGGTTACAAAGGAAGTTTTTCCTCTGTCGTGAACCTTTACCGGTATTTGCCAGTATCCCTTGCAGAGATCAATCTTCGAGAAGGACTTCGCTCCTCAAACATCTGCAAGTATTTCTTCCATGTATAGTATGGGTTCGTTGTCGACCACCGTTTCGGCGTTTTTTCCGATAGTCCACATAAAACCGTTTCTTACCGACCTTCTTCTTTACTATGACGACGGGTGCCGCATATGAAAATTCTCGATGATTCCAATTTTCAACATCATGTCAACCTTTTCCTGAATGGTGTCTCGAAGGCCTGTGGAACTTGAAAGGTCTCGAGCGTATATGAAACGTTGTGTTTAATTCGACGCCGTGAGAAATGATATCTGTCTGTCCAAGGGCATTATGTCATAATATCGGCATACTCTTGGATGATGAGCGTCTCCATCTTTGCTCGTTGATTCTCATCAATCCTTTCACCAAACCTTACATCACCAACTCTTTCAGTCTGATCCCTTAAAGGAAAAGGAATTCCTAACATACTATCACCATTCTCATAATTGATATCGTGGTCGTCAACAACCAACAGCTTGTGTTACCTGTTGGTACTCTTGGTTTCAGCTGCGTTGGGATCTTTCTCAATCGATCCTCTCGGCGTCCTCGTCTAGTTCGTTTGGCGACCTGCCTACATATAGCTTCACATGTTGGTGTGGAATATTTCCTCTTCTTTCCGATCTGCAGAACATAGTTGTACCGAGCAACCTTGCTTACTACCTCAAATGGTCCTTTCCATTGCATCAACAGCTTATTAGGAAGAAGCAGCAATACCTGATCACCGCATTCGAACCCTCGATCTATAGCCTTGACATCGAAATGCTTCTTGTATTTCCTCGACGACTTCTCAAGCTCAGTCTTGGCTACCCTGCATGTTAGTCAAGAACATACTGGTAAGTCGACTTAACTTCTGTTATTTCTTCAAACCACAAGTCCTATACTATCGTTAAAGGGTTCCTAACCGCCCTTCCTTTCATCAACTCAAAGGGGAAATATCCCAATCTCTCATGACATGCATGAGGAACCTCACGGTAAGCAAATAAGAGAGCAGGTAAGTATATGTCCCAATCTTTTTATCTATCCCAATCCTCTGGCCGTTCGTGGCACATTCTCCTAAGCATTTGGTTTAATGTGCCGTTGAACCTTTCACAGGCACCATTCGCCATAGGGTGATATGGGATAGTGTGGAGCTGTTTAACTCAAAGCAAACGTGATACCTCCCTCATTACACATAACACAAATTGGTTAACATTAATTATCCGAAAGAATTTCATTTGGCACTCCTAGCCTAGAAAAGACCTACATCAAAGCTTCAGCTACCCCTTCTGCCTCAATACCtgatcagtccacctaatgaatattcatggcgatATGCCtataaatgttttcacaaaatattgataaactttaaaattcaataacttcgttatttgttatccgattataatgacattttcagcattttgctctgtgaattttactttatttatttagataattttCAGCCCGGACAACCCCTTTAAATATGCCCACGAAGGACATGTGTGATAAACTGGGAATCTTGTTTAATTCCATTACATTTCCATTGATCTTTCTTTTGCTATTTTGCAACTTTGGATTCTGACACCAATTAATATGAGGGGCTAGAACCTCTCTGAGTATTAACCAATCTCTTAATTACTGACATGTGCTTAGATAGGATTATTGAAGCTAGCCTGTGTAAaatattgtgtgtttttttgcTCAGTAGAATGTCAAATATATATGTCAAACCAAATATCTCGCATAAACACATGTAGATGATGGACACAAGCGATTAACTTTGGAATACTCAGAATAACTAAGAGAGTATTGGGGAGTATTACTGGTTTGACCTCAACATACAAGAATATTTGTACTTGGCACAATGGAATCAAGGCTCCTGATCTATTAGTAGTCTTATAGTTAATTTGAACCCCAATACTtcttcacattttcagaaaataagcaGATTTGTTTCAAAGTCGGATAATGGACTAGCTAGTAGTAAGGTGTTGCAGATGCCTGCATAGAGAGGATGGACGAGAATTATAAGATGGCAATCATCTCCGGTCTCTTCATCCTTCAGCCACTCAGATATTTCAGTTGcgtaatgagcaaaataaaaatCGAGGGGGTCGTTTTGGCGTATCGAGTAAGATTAATAAAAAGCTGTGAGCTAGCgaagcgagtgagcaaaaatttcgacatttttactACAAAAATTCTGTTGCAGTTTCTGTTTGGTAcatcccgtaggaactcggcaggacaatatgctggtaaacgccaagctgtgatagattttgaaatagtattcagaaaatatcatatttcacccttatccctgtcattacataaaacaatgataattgaGGTGCTAGGAAATACATTTGGTTtataaaaacttgaaaaattgaTGCTTTAGTACAAAaagattatatatctcgttaaacagacaattcgagcaccaggaacaatgaagacgtagtccctgggcaaattatgtttcataaagttatgataaaaatgttttttatgtaatgtaacacaacataattataatataacattataatgaatatttttttctttcccactacgtttctcttcctttctccctcttttctccttccccctttttttttgggggggggtcagccgATTAggaggggggcacgtgccctccATCCCCCCGTACTTACCCCTGCAATATTATTATCgtttttaccccatgatggtttaatagttttattagagattacactaaaaaaaatacatttcatcttaatcccttcccaaagacccgAACATTGATAAATGGGATGAAACTGGGgtttatttcaatgttataataaggtCTTATAAGGACAcaagtatttcgtttggaaatggcgATCtggctcttttgcattttatgattcaatgatgttgttttatttgttaagcggtatttcaggaagaattttcaccataaaacaattatctcttgtgattttttttttcatttctatcgTAACAAGTGGGGGATGTTTGCacaggccacccccccccccccccccggatgcgcgtttccgttttacaccctgacgaaggcattttccggaaaagtagccaaaaagcgactagtgaagagtctacgtctacgtttgtttacattatcagctgggcacgcgatccaaagtccgcaccgaagttatccgcaaaACATACCGTACTttcaaatgcagctgagcttatactttctttgccttgatcatttgccttgccgatttgctgatgtctgtctttctctctatctgtctatatatctatctctcaaattctatctctccctatctatgtaactgcagtatgtatctatctaataatcttctctgtagtctctcattctttatctaatacatctatctatctcaaattctctatctctctctatctatccatccatctgtctgtctttctctatttctctctctctacctacctatgtaactacagtatctatctgttaatttgtcgctcttctctctcattcttgatctatctgacatctatctatctctctatccatctatctatccatctgtctgtctttctctatttctctctatctatttatctattttttaacttatctatctatctgttaatttgttaataaatctttgtctctctccctctttatctatctaacatctatctatctctcatctatctatctctatctatccatctgtctgtctttctctatttctctctatctctatctatgtatctatctgttaatttgtctatcttctctgtctctctcattctttatctttctatctatctaacatctatctatctgtctctcaaattctctatctctctccctctctagcatctgtctgtcttttttctctctgtctttgtccgtccatatttctatctacaacatctctctccctctctatctatccttctctctctctttctctctctccccctctccctctatatatcgacctctctgtctctcccctctctctatttatctatctatccatccatctctccctctttctctctctttctatctatctatccacctctctctctctctttctatctatctatctgtctatcttgtctctatctatatcagtcttctatatctatctttcggcagcttctaagtgtatcaatccatcaaacttcagtttgtctttccattataagtatctgtttattttgattttgcctgtcattctattcatttagttaataattttttataatcataaacaacgcgactgcaaaagcatgttcggatttcactcctgactgccgctctctctgtacatgaagtgccgaggaactctgtgctctgatcagtaactgtgcaaattgcatgcggtggtggactcgcctgtgtcgcacgctgcatgcaaccagcgacgtgtgtagactcttcactagtcgctttttggctacttttccggaaaatgccttcgccagggtgtaaaacggaaacgcgccccccggatttacgccagtgcccTCGACGACCGACCAAAcgtgttttttattcatgatgtAAGCCTcctaaatattttcattttgttaaaactgCGATATAAATGAAATCGAATAAATTTAGTTCGATGTCTGATACAGTTCATTATCAATCAACCCGTCATCATTTTGCTCATATGTCAGTGGACGTGGCGTCACCAGAGAGACTTCGGTGTCCATATACGTGTGCATGAGATCTTCTGAAGTACCACTCCGAATCGGAAGCATGTCAATGTAAGCATATCCATGCTCTTCTCCGCAAGCCGCTGCGGCATCCACATCGCTAGCCATACTGGGAGGAAATGTTGGATCCGAGGCATATATTATTGTCCACTCCATTCTCGAAGCTGTAGGCACTGGGTGCATTTACTAAACCTTTCCAAGGTTTTCTCATTTTTAGATAAAAAGATTTATTATGTTTCTCAGTGACTGATCTTGGGATAAacactttttttatcatgaccTCCGGTAGACCCATGCACCTGACCCAAATCTGGCACTATCTCCTAGTCATATCTATGAAATTAACTTGTAAGTTTCAATCATCCCCTCGGTGATGGCCGGGTATGTAAATTTAGGCAGTATCAAAGTTGAATCAATCTTTGTTcgaattgatattttttatctcAGGTACAAATTTAATGGCCCTTCTTTATATATAATAGTGCATGATTATGTTTCTTCAAGTAAGGACTCCATACGGCATGTGCATACTCTAAATGTGGTCTGATCAAGGCTTCATATTGGAATAAAAAGTTGGCCTTGATAAACAAAATGTTCTTCTAATTAGATTCATTAACTGTTGGCTTTATTCATCTCTGCCTGAAATGTTTGTCAAAACTGTAAGATTTCTGTTAACGACCACACCTAAATCGTTACTAGTTTCAACTTGTGATAATTAATGTGTGGCATTACCATGTGTCAGTGTGTAGCCattaaattcatcattttttccaTATGTAATTACACATTTATCCGGATGGAACTTTAACAGCCATTTGTCAGACTAAGAAACTGCTTGTAGTAACTCGGCATCATTGTCATTCTCTACATGTTTATATATCTTcgtatcatctgcaaataaataaatattacttGACGAAATCTGATATAGCAGATCAttgatgtaaataagaaaaaaacagGGTCCGAGGACACTTTGCGGAGTTCTGCTAGGAGCATCAGCCCAGTCAGATAAGGCACTATTAACACAAACACGGTGCTTTCTACCGACCAGAAAAGGTCCAACCCACTCACAAATGGGCTTGGAAATGACAAATCCCTCAACTTAGGCTAAAAGCCTCTGGTGCGGGACCTTATCGAAGGCCTTCATGAagtctacactgttaaaaaacctgtgattttacagaaaataaacagaagattttgcagaaagcaataacagaataattctgtaaattcataaaacaggaatttttctgcaatttaacataacaggtctgtttaaaaaggggaaaagggtcttttattcaaggaaatttgtaagattcaaTACACCaaattcctgtaagattacgcagttcggtaagattacagatgatctcgagactctgctgcaggaacttcttttattttaaggataaattttctaacagtgtacagaTGACGTAAACATCATCGCCGACCTCCAACACTTTCatcttctacatgtacttcttattctttttatggtttctctttcttcttctccttcttcttgttcttctttccctctcctctttcatttcttattCCTTCTCACCTTGTATCTCTCaaactatttttcttttatttttattctttaagtCTATTCTCCTTCTAATTAACattctctattttcttttttttttggcctaagttctcttctctccttttctattttttcttttaacgcAAAAAACTCTATTAAAACGCACATGGctgtattatttgtttgatGATATGTATACAACTTAACTTTTTAACCTTGACAATTTATCATGTTGAGTCGTATCAAACTACAACTTGTAGGTTTTTTTAGTAACCCCGTCACCGCTATCCAGTCCTTTTATGTATGGTTGCATATTTATGTATTTCCTATTTCTTCCCattatcttctttctttccattgAACTTACTCCCTCTTTTTCGTTGGTTACGTCGTTGCTCTGTTCTCAGGCCTACTGTTGATGTTGTTCTTCCTCTTCCCATTTTCTTGCTCCTGAACGCTGCTCTCCTCATTTTGATCTTCTTGCTAAGTACTCTTGCTAATCTCCGGATATACTTTtctccgatttttttttcaatttaaatcaacattattttgttctatttttacaccaaaaatataatcatataaaACCCCATGTGGTTATTTATTGTATACGtgtttcaacattcaaaattacATTACATAGGCAAAAACAAGGAAAAGATCAAACTATGGCATATTAGAATAAATAAGACattatgaaagagaaaaaatgcaGCATCATCAGTTTTGGTAGGACTCGCTGTGATGCTATTTCTCACTGTTTATAACTTCTTTGATTCTTTCACATA carries:
- the LOC121422688 gene encoding uncharacterized protein LOC121422688 produces the protein MRRKYGRTSCFSDEWLIWCGLNKRSDTSSELAINPRSANGSRVYYKNREEEQRNVHSGTSVKLLPHGADEGGNNESAIKLLPDNQHLQTSEWVQREFVEQIRAIPSEKSPNRPGTPDTVVTSLLTDEEDISPKTTAVVHQSGTHDKIFKFHPRGSLHGEGQHGNNETEQARSIQINIGRTLNNIPENGSVDDGKDLEDHGITGEGLDKDKHSSGSSNSDDEVFELERDGSCRSTCFAKLGSNNNSQFRDRFKEGAYSSTKSPFDQSSGNGRQVSYGRADEFASDSQVVEAQIKRNKQPQFKGEKHPDKEVESEGERLIPMKSNQPSGSLGPSKLQASGEYQESPEVKRRAPRSAPPDRASPPDTTGSIHANHVHLTVQGDVKFDFNNHVSDVHVGDRTINNNDYTKIFPQNTNVTGEFNRSSTGRHTR